A single window of Bradyrhizobium daqingense DNA harbors:
- a CDS encoding peptidase M29: MLADRIEAKWIDAFCEIFERCAVKAGDTAAILSETQSRALNVHLAELALLRMGARPFHVVMPTPRNRNIVPVRSTGASEAIQKLGPVITALQQAGFVVDCTIEGLMHAVETPEILKAGARILVISNEHPEALERMVPDPALEKRVRAAAKMLRGTKRMRVTSKAGTALDVDMVGASTVGVWGWTDKPGTLAHWPGGIVVSFPKSGTINGTLVMAPGDINLTFKRYLTSPVKMTLKDDYVVELEGEGTDAAMMRSYLAAWGDREAYAVSHVGFGMNPGARYEALSMYDQRDTNGTELRAVSGNFLFSTGANEFAGRYTAGHFDLPMMGTTIELDGVAVVREGVLQDVFG; this comes from the coding sequence ATGCTGGCTGATCGCATCGAAGCAAAATGGATTGATGCATTTTGCGAGATCTTTGAGCGGTGCGCCGTCAAGGCCGGCGATACTGCGGCGATCCTGTCGGAGACCCAGTCGCGTGCGTTGAATGTGCATCTTGCCGAGCTCGCTCTGTTGCGCATGGGCGCGCGGCCGTTTCACGTGGTGATGCCGACACCGCGCAACCGCAACATCGTCCCTGTTCGCTCGACCGGGGCGAGCGAGGCGATCCAGAAGCTTGGTCCCGTCATCACGGCTCTTCAGCAGGCCGGCTTCGTGGTAGATTGCACCATCGAGGGCCTGATGCACGCTGTTGAGACGCCGGAGATCCTCAAGGCCGGCGCGCGGATCCTGGTGATCTCCAACGAACATCCCGAGGCGCTGGAGCGGATGGTGCCGGATCCCGCGCTGGAAAAGCGCGTTCGTGCCGCCGCAAAAATGCTGCGTGGAACGAAGCGGATGCGGGTCACCTCGAAGGCCGGAACCGCGCTCGATGTCGACATGGTCGGGGCCTCCACGGTCGGCGTGTGGGGCTGGACCGACAAGCCTGGTACGCTGGCGCACTGGCCGGGGGGAATCGTCGTCAGCTTTCCCAAGAGCGGGACCATCAACGGCACGCTGGTGATGGCGCCCGGCGACATCAACCTGACCTTCAAGCGCTACTTGACCTCGCCGGTGAAGATGACGCTGAAGGACGATTATGTCGTCGAGCTGGAAGGCGAGGGTACCGACGCCGCGATGATGCGCAGTTATCTCGCCGCCTGGGGTGATCGCGAAGCCTATGCCGTCTCGCATGTCGGCTTCGGCATGAATCCCGGCGCGCGCTACGAGGCGCTGTCGATGTACGACCAGCGCGACACCAACGGCACGGAGCTTCGCGCGGTGTCCGGCAATTTCCTCTTCTCCACCGGTGCGAACGAGTTCGCGGGCCGCTATACCGCGGGGCATTTCGAC